In Musa acuminata AAA Group cultivar baxijiao chromosome BXJ2-3, Cavendish_Baxijiao_AAA, whole genome shotgun sequence, the following proteins share a genomic window:
- the LOC135608076 gene encoding uncharacterized protein LOC135608076: MADPTAAGRRVGGTEHSWCRGVPGGTGVLVLGFFLSRPVPRPLLESALHRLQTSHPLLRSRLNTAGPDQPFFSIAHSPSLTVRPLSASDILQSPPASPSHFHALLEHELNENPWSSPAPSHPILFATAYDDMPEAGRTVVALRFHSAACDRTSAAAILEELLRLIAGSTKEEEEEGFHRAMEDLIPKQDAWKPFWARGKDLVGYSLNGLRTSTLRFEDAGSDRRSEVVRLVLGVDDTQKLLNACKAREIKLCGAMSAAALVATNSSKHLEKDRAETYTVVTLIDCRKYLDPVLHDHSIGSYHSAVINTHNVHGGEELWEVAERCHESYSNAVHNKKHLKDITEINFLLCKAIDNPQLTPSSSQRTALISVFEEPVVYDSSELQQELGVEDYIWCASVHGAGPSIAVFDTIRDGRLDCAFVYPSPLHSRKQMQELVEHMKTILTQGSLNGGD; encoded by the exons ATGGCCGACCCAACCGCCGCAGGCCGCCGTGTTGGCGGAACCGAGCACAGCTGGTGCCGCGGCGTGCCGGGCGGGACCGGCGTCCTCGTCCTCGGCTTCTTCCTCTCCCGCCCCGTCCCCCGCCCACTCCTTGAGTCCGCCCTCCACCGCCTCCAGACCTCCCACCCTCTCCTCCGCTCCCGCCTCAACACCGCTGGCCCCGACCAGCCCTTCTTCTCCATCGCCCACTCCCCATCCCTCACCGTCCGCCCCCTCTCCGCCTCCGACATCCTCCAGTCGCCGCCGGCGTCCCCGTCCCACTTCCACGCCCTATTGGAGCACGAGCTGAACGAGAACCCCTGGTCATCGCCGGCCCCGTCCCACCCGATCCTCTTTGCGACGGCCTACGACGACATGCCCGAGGCGGGCCGGACCGTCGTCGCGCTCCGGTTCCACTCCGCGGCCTGCGATCGAACCTCGGCCGCGGCGATCCTCGAGGAGCTCCTGCGTCTGATAGCCGGCAgcacgaaggaggaggaggaagaggggttTCACCGGGCGATGGAGGATTTGATACCGAAGCAGGACGCATGGAAGCCGTTTTGGGCGCGGGGGAAGGATTTGGTCGGCTACTCCTTGAACGGTCTGCGGACGTCGACCCTCCGGTTCGAGGACGCCGGTTCGGACCGGCGATCGGAGGTGGTGAGGTTAGTGTTGGGCGTGGACGACACCCAGAAGCTTCTCAAT GCATGCAAGGCAAGGGAAATTAAACTGTGTGGAGCCATGTCGGCTGCAGCACTGGTCGCTACAAATTCATCAAAACATCTCGAGAAGGATCGGGCCGAGACCTACACGGTTGTGACCCTCATAGACTGCCGCAAGTATCTTGATCCTGTTCTACATGATCACAGTATTG GATCCTATCACTCGGCCGTCATCAACACGCACAATGTTCATGGGGGAGAAGAGCTATGGGAGGTCGCCGAGAGATGCCATGAGTCCTACTCCAATGCCGTCCATAACAAGAAGCATCTAAAAGACATCACCGAGATCAACTTCCTGCTGTGCAAGGCCATCGATAACCCCCAACTGACCCCTTCGTCTTCCCAGAGGACTGCACTCATCTCTGTGTTCGAAGAGCCCGTGGTCTACGACTCATCGGAGCTGCAGCAGGAGCTCGGGGTGGAAGACTATATTTGGTGTGCGTCGGTGCATGGAGCGGGCCCATCGATTGCGGTGTTCGACACCATCCGAGATGGCCGGCTTGACTGCGCCTTCGTTTACCCTTCGCCCCTTCACTCGAGGAAGCAGATGCAAGAGCTGGTGGAACACATGAAGACGATTCTGACACAAGGCAGTCTAAACGGAGGAGACTGA
- the LOC135608077 gene encoding uncharacterized protein LOC135608077, protein MGNCAPKPKPRSRPAQHSSSLLTPDFPAVRLYGPESCPICSCLRVALLYKSVPFQFVPRSPLLGLPFLQCGADTVVGAADSVLRELDSRFPRPPTAATALADMTSAAEEVALVTALQHRSVERHVEELAAWTTEMAAGGGGRKGEAARMERSYGQLAEVVLEHAQMEERLLFPAFESVADRGVCKLANEEHARDLPIINGIKEDIKSMVVMEAGTPFHQEALLNLSLRLKTLEEHFKGHFQEEEKNMLPLLEMAMRSQREEGEDESSSRSWMEQVLVLMEATHSPRLFPFFMAGLLPEEAMQYVGLVCRQTADQQRLASMLRSLITVLETKQSIVGILRQPT, encoded by the exons ATGGGGAACTGCGCTCCCAAGCCGAAGCCCCGATCCCGCCCCGCGCAGCATTCGTCGTCGCTGTTGACGCCCGACTTCCCGGCCGTGCGGCTTTACGGTCCGGAGTCGTGCCCGATCTGCTCCTGCCTCCGCGTTGCTCTCCTGTACAAGTCCGTCCCCTTTCAGTTCGTCCCACGGAGCCCCCTCCTCGGCCTCCCCTTCCTCCAGTGTGGCGCCGACACGGTCGTCGGGGCCGCCGACTCGGTGCTCCGGGAGCTGGACTCCAGGTTCCCTCGCCCGCCGACGGCCGCTACGGCGCTGGCGGACATGACGTCGGCGGCTGAGGAGGTGGCGCTGGTGACGGCGCTGCAGCATCGGAGCGTGGAGCGGCACGTGGAGGAGCTGGCGGCGTGGACCACGGAGATGGCTGCCGGCGGGGGCGGGAGGAAGGGGGAGGCGGCGAGAATGGAGCGGAGCTACGGGCAGCTGGCGGAGGTGGTGCTGGAGCACGCACAGATGGAGGAGCGCCTCCTCTTCCCCGCCTTCGAGTCCGTGGCCGATCGAG GAGTGTGCAAATTGGCGAACGAAGAGCACGCGAGGGACCTGCCCATCATCAACGGGATAAAGGAGGACATCAAATCCATGGTGGTGATGGAGGCCGGAACACCCTTCCATCAGGAGGCATTGCTCAATCTGTCCCTGAGATTGAAAACCTTAGAG gagcatttcaAGGGGCACTTCcaggaggaagagaagaacatgttgccGCTGCTGGAGATGGCGATGAGAAGCCAAAGAGAGGAAGGGGAAGACGAATCCTCATCGCGGTCATGGATGGAGCAAGTGTTGGTGCTTATGGAGGCCACCCACTCCCCCCGCCTCTTCCCCTTCTTCATGGCCGGGCTACTCCCCGAAGAGGCCATGCAATACGTGGGACTTGTCTGCCGGCAAACTGCCGACCAGCAACGCCTGGCTTCGATGCTCCGATCACTGATCACCGTCCTCGAAACAAAACAGAGCATTGTCGGGATCCTGCGACAGCCCACGTAA
- the LOC135608080 gene encoding uncharacterized protein At2g27730, mitochondrial-like: MMAMRSALRVIPCLARSSVAVAKEVAAPRSSRFFSDGKGRVLSEEERAAETIYIQKMEKERLEKLKKQQEKEKAEAEKKPDNKS; the protein is encoded by the exons ATGATGGCGATGAGGTCGGCGCTCCGAGTGATTCCTTGCCTCGCCCGATCGTCTGTGGCGGTGGCGAAGGAGGTCGCCGCCCCGAGGAGCTCGCGCTTCTTTAGCGACGGGAAGGGTAGGGTTctaagcgaggaggagagggccGCCGAGACCATCTACATCCAG AAAATGGAGAAGGAGAGGCTGGAGAAACTGAAGAAGCAGCAGGAGAAAGAGAAGGCTGAGGCCGAGAAG AAACCCGATAACAAGAGCTGA